The following are encoded in a window of uncultured Pseudomonas sp. genomic DNA:
- a CDS encoding YggS family pyridoxal phosphate-dependent enzyme: protein MSTIAENIAKVGMRIREAVQASQRDCGSVGLLAVSKTKPAEAVREAFSAGTADFGENYLQEALDKQAQLCDLPLTWHFIGPIQSNKTKPIAEHFSWVHSVDRLKIAERLSAQRPTHLPPLNICLQVNVSGEASKSGCSPDELAALAQAVTQLPNLQLRGLMTIPEPTDNPAEQRAAFARLRELQQGLNLDLDTLSMGMSHDLEAAIAEGATWVRIGTALFGARDYRNT from the coding sequence ATGTCCACGATAGCAGAGAATATTGCAAAGGTCGGAATGCGCATACGTGAGGCGGTGCAAGCCTCACAGCGAGATTGTGGGTCTGTCGGCCTGCTCGCAGTGAGCAAAACCAAACCGGCGGAAGCCGTGCGTGAGGCGTTTAGCGCCGGCACGGCGGATTTCGGCGAGAACTACTTGCAGGAAGCCCTGGATAAACAGGCGCAACTGTGCGATTTGCCACTGACCTGGCATTTTATTGGGCCGATCCAGTCGAACAAAACCAAACCTATCGCCGAGCACTTCAGCTGGGTGCACTCGGTGGACCGCCTGAAGATCGCCGAACGCCTGTCTGCACAGCGCCCGACTCACCTGCCGCCGCTAAATATCTGCCTGCAGGTGAATGTCAGTGGCGAAGCCAGCAAGTCCGGCTGCAGCCCAGATGAACTAGCGGCCCTGGCACAAGCGGTTACACAACTGCCCAACCTGCAGTTACGCGGATTGATGACAATTCCCGAGCCTACCGATAACCCTGCCGAACAACGCGCGGCCTTCGCCCGCCTGCGTGAGCTGCAGCAAGGTCTGAACCTAGACCTCGACACCTTGTCCATGGGCATGAGCCATGACTTGGAAGCGGCCATCGCCGAGGGCGCAACCTGGGTGCGTATCGGCACCGCATTATTCGGCGCGCGTGATTACCGCAACACCTGA
- a CDS encoding DUF167 family protein → MSHFRWDGEDLILACHLQPKASTDEFAGLHGGRVKIRLTAPPVDGKANAHLLAFLASAFAVSKSQISLESGQQSRQKRVRIKQPLRLPGELGLTIQSP, encoded by the coding sequence ATGAGCCACTTCCGCTGGGACGGCGAAGACCTGATCCTCGCGTGCCACCTGCAACCCAAAGCGAGCACAGATGAGTTCGCCGGGCTGCACGGCGGGCGCGTGAAGATCCGCCTCACTGCGCCGCCTGTGGATGGCAAGGCCAATGCCCACCTGCTGGCCTTTCTGGCCAGCGCCTTCGCCGTGAGCAAAAGTCAGATCAGCCTGGAAAGCGGCCAGCAGAGCCGACAAAAGCGCGTACGCATCAAACAGCCGCTGCGCCTTCCAGGCGAACTCGGCCTGACCATTCAGTCGCCCTGA
- a CDS encoding type IV pilus twitching motility protein PilT → MDITELLAFSAKQGASDLHLSAGLPPMIRVDGDVRRINLPALDHKQVHALIYDIMNDKQRKDFEEFLETDFSFEVPGVARFRVNAFNQNRGPGAVFRTIPSKVLSMEDLGMGEIFRKISDVPRGLVLVTGPTGSGKSTTLAAMLDYINSNKYHHILTVEDPIEFVHESKKCLINQREVHRDTLGFSEALRSALREDPDIILVGEMRDLETIRLALTAAETGHLVFGTLHTTSAAKTIDRVVDVFPAEEKSMVRSMLSESLQSVISQTLLKKIGGGRVAAHEIMIGTPAIRNLIREDKVAQMYSAIQTGGSLGMQTLDSCLKTLVSKGIVSREAAREKAKTPENF, encoded by the coding sequence ATGGATATCACTGAATTGCTGGCCTTCAGCGCCAAGCAAGGTGCATCGGACCTGCACCTCTCCGCTGGTCTGCCCCCGATGATTCGGGTCGATGGTGATGTTCGCCGGATCAATTTGCCTGCACTGGACCATAAACAAGTACACGCGCTGATCTACGACATCATGAACGACAAGCAGCGCAAAGATTTCGAGGAGTTTCTCGAGACTGACTTCTCCTTTGAAGTGCCGGGTGTGGCGCGTTTCCGGGTTAACGCCTTCAACCAGAATCGCGGCCCTGGCGCGGTATTCCGCACCATTCCGTCGAAAGTGCTGAGCATGGAAGACCTCGGTATGGGCGAGATCTTCCGCAAAATATCTGATGTGCCACGCGGCTTGGTGCTGGTGACCGGGCCGACCGGTTCCGGTAAGTCGACCACCTTGGCGGCGATGCTCGACTACATCAACAGCAATAAGTATCACCACATTCTGACCGTCGAAGACCCGATCGAATTCGTTCATGAATCGAAAAAGTGCCTGATCAACCAGCGTGAAGTGCACCGCGACACCCTTGGCTTCTCCGAAGCCCTGCGCTCGGCGCTGCGTGAAGACCCGGACATCATTCTGGTCGGCGAGATGCGTGACCTGGAAACCATCCGCCTGGCCCTGACGGCCGCAGAAACGGGGCACCTGGTCTTTGGCACCCTGCACACCACCTCGGCGGCCAAGACCATCGACCGCGTGGTGGACGTATTCCCTGCCGAAGAAAAGTCCATGGTTCGCTCCATGCTTTCCGAGTCACTGCAGTCGGTTATCTCGCAGACCCTGCTGAAGAAAATCGGCGGCGGCCGCGTCGCCGCCCACGAAATCATGATCGGTACCCCGGCCATCCGTAACCTGATCCGTGAAGACAAGGTGGCGCAGATGTACTCGGCGATTCAGACCGGCGGTTCGCTGGGCATGCAGACCCTGGATTCTTGCCTGAAAACCCTGGTTTCCAAGGGCATCGTCAGCCGTGAAGCGGCCCGTGAAAAGGCCAAGACCCCGGAAAACTTCTAA
- a CDS encoding PilT/PilU family type 4a pilus ATPase, whose amino-acid sequence MEFEKLLRLMVEKGGSDLFITAGVPPSMKVNGKIMPITKTPMSPEQTRETVHAVMNEQQRRDFTENHECNFAISARGIGRFRVSAFYQRNLAGMVLRRIETNIPTLDELKLPEVLKKLALTKRGLVLFVGATGTGKSTSLAAMIGYRNKNSSGHIISIEDPIEYIHQHQSCIVTQREVGIDTESFEVALKNTLRQAPDVILIGEVRTRETMDHAVAFAETGHLCLATLHANNANQALDRIINFFPADRQNQVWMDLSLNLKAIVAQQLIPTPDGKGRRAVIEVLINTPLAADLIRKGEVHELKALMKRSTEQGMQTFDQALYNLYSQGEITYEDALLYADSANDLRLMIKLGSETDGDHLSSMAQGLSLEVSDEEPGRRFR is encoded by the coding sequence ATGGAATTCGAGAAACTGCTGCGTCTGATGGTCGAGAAGGGTGGCTCCGACCTGTTTATTACCGCAGGCGTGCCGCCGTCGATGAAGGTCAACGGCAAAATTATGCCGATTACCAAGACGCCCATGTCGCCAGAGCAAACCCGTGAAACCGTACACGCGGTGATGAACGAGCAGCAGCGCCGTGACTTTACTGAGAATCACGAGTGTAACTTCGCCATCAGCGCCCGTGGTATTGGGCGTTTCCGGGTCAGCGCCTTCTATCAGCGCAACCTGGCCGGCATGGTCTTGCGTCGTATCGAGACCAATATTCCGACCCTGGATGAGCTGAAGTTGCCGGAAGTTCTCAAGAAGCTGGCGCTGACCAAGCGCGGGCTGGTGCTCTTTGTGGGTGCCACTGGTACCGGTAAGTCGACTTCTCTGGCGGCGATGATCGGCTATCGCAACAAGAACAGTAGCGGTCACATCATCTCCATTGAAGACCCGATCGAATACATCCATCAGCATCAGAGCTGCATTGTCACCCAGCGTGAAGTGGGTATCGACACCGAATCGTTTGAGGTGGCGCTGAAAAACACCCTGCGTCAGGCTCCGGATGTGATCTTGATCGGTGAGGTGCGCACCCGCGAAACCATGGACCATGCCGTGGCCTTCGCCGAAACCGGGCACCTGTGCCTGGCCACCTTGCACGCCAACAACGCTAACCAGGCGTTGGACCGGATCATCAACTTCTTCCCGGCCGATCGGCAGAATCAGGTGTGGATGGACTTGTCGCTGAACCTCAAGGCCATCGTCGCACAGCAACTGATACCAACTCCCGATGGCAAAGGCCGGCGTGCGGTGATCGAAGTGTTGATCAACACCCCGCTGGCGGCGGACTTGATCCGCAAAGGCGAGGTGCACGAGCTCAAGGCGCTGATGAAGCGCTCCACCGAGCAGGGTATGCAAACCTTCGATCAGGCGCTGTACAACCTCTACAGCCAGGGCGAGATCACCTACGAAGATGCGCTGCTGTACGCAGACTCGGCCAACGACCTGCGCCTGATGATCAAGCTCGGTTCGGAAACCGATGGCGATCACCTGAGCAGCATGGCTCAGGGCCTCTCGTTGGAAGTCAGTGATGAGGAGCCCGGCCGGCGTTTCCGCTGA
- a CDS encoding dihydroorotase, protein MRIRILGARVIDPSSGFDQVADIFIESAKIVAIGQAPAGFVVEQNIDAQGLVAAPGLVDLNVALREPGYSRKGSIATETLAAAAGGVTSLCCPPFTKPVLDTPAVAELILDRAREAGHTKVFPIGALSKGLEGEQLAELVALRDAGCVAFGNGLESFRNNRTLRRALEYATTFDLTVIFHSQDHDLAEGGLAHEGAMASFLGLPGIPESAETVALARDLLLVEQTGVRAHFSQLTSARGAQLIADAQARGLPVTADVAMYQLILTDEALEGFSSLYHVQPPLRTAADRDGLRAAVKSGVISAISSHHQPHERDAKLAPFGATEAGISSVQLLLPLAMSLVQDGLLDLPTLLARLSSGPADALGLPLGRLKVGAAADLLLFDPQASTLAGESWFSKGSNCPFIGHCLPGAVRYTLVDGHICYQA, encoded by the coding sequence ATGCGTATCCGTATCCTCGGAGCCCGGGTGATCGATCCCAGCAGCGGCTTCGATCAGGTCGCCGATATCTTTATCGAAAGCGCCAAGATTGTCGCCATTGGCCAGGCTCCCGCCGGCTTTGTCGTCGAGCAGAACATCGACGCCCAAGGCCTAGTCGCCGCACCTGGCCTGGTCGACCTCAACGTCGCCCTGCGCGAACCGGGCTACAGCCGTAAAGGCAGTATTGCCACGGAAACCCTGGCCGCCGCTGCCGGTGGCGTCACCAGCCTGTGCTGCCCCCCCTTTACCAAACCGGTACTCGATACCCCGGCCGTGGCCGAGCTGATTCTCGACCGCGCCCGCGAGGCCGGGCACACCAAAGTCTTCCCGATCGGCGCGCTAAGCAAAGGTCTGGAAGGCGAGCAGTTGGCCGAACTGGTGGCATTACGCGACGCCGGCTGCGTGGCCTTCGGCAACGGTCTCGAGAGCTTTCGCAATAACCGCACCCTGCGCCGCGCCCTGGAGTACGCAACCACCTTCGACCTGACGGTGATCTTCCATTCTCAAGATCACGATCTAGCCGAAGGCGGTCTGGCACATGAAGGCGCAATGGCCAGTTTCCTCGGCCTGCCGGGCATTCCGGAAAGCGCCGAGACCGTGGCCTTGGCGCGTGACTTATTGCTGGTCGAACAAACCGGCGTGCGCGCGCATTTCAGCCAGCTGACCAGCGCTCGTGGCGCGCAGTTAATCGCCGATGCTCAGGCGCGCGGCCTGCCAGTCACAGCTGACGTGGCCATGTACCAGTTAATCCTCACTGACGAGGCGCTGGAGGGCTTTTCCAGCCTGTACCACGTGCAGCCTCCGCTGCGCACGGCAGCTGACCGAGATGGTCTGCGGGCGGCGGTGAAAAGCGGTGTAATTTCAGCCATCTCCAGCCACCATCAGCCGCATGAACGTGACGCTAAACTGGCCCCATTCGGCGCCACGGAAGCGGGTATCAGCAGTGTGCAGTTGCTCCTGCCGTTGGCGATGAGCCTGGTACAAGATGGCTTACTCGACCTGCCTACTTTGCTAGCACGCCTAAGTAGCGGCCCGGCAGATGCCTTGGGCCTACCGCTCGGCCGGCTCAAGGTCGGCGCAGCAGCTGACCTGCTGCTGTTTGACCCGCAGGCGTCAACTCTGGCTGGCGAAAGCTGGTTTTCCAAAGGCAGCAACTGCCCGTTTATTGGCCACTGCCTGCCTGGCGCAGTGCGCTACACCCTGGTTGATGGCCACATCTGCTACCAGGCCTGA
- the proC gene encoding pyrroline-5-carboxylate reductase, protein MTTPRIAFIGAGNMAASLIGGLRAQGIDASAIRASDRGAEQRSKISAEHGIETFASNADAIKAADVIVLSVKPQVMKDVCLDLAAHISEQQLVVSIAAGISCASLENWLGPRAIVRCMPNTPALLRQGVSGLYGNAQVSSHQREQAEQLLSAVGLALWLDTEEQIDAVTAVSGSGPAYFFLLIEAMTAAGEKLGLPRDTAAQLTLHTALGAARMAVASDVDASELRRRVTSPAGTTEAAIKSFQADGFEALVEKALNAAAHRSAELAEQLGQ, encoded by the coding sequence ATGACCACTCCTCGCATTGCCTTTATCGGCGCCGGCAATATGGCCGCCAGCTTGATTGGTGGCCTGCGCGCGCAAGGCATCGACGCCAGCGCCATTCGTGCCAGTGACCGCGGAGCCGAACAACGCAGCAAAATCAGCGCCGAGCATGGCATCGAAACCTTCGCCAGCAACGCCGACGCAATCAAGGCTGCCGACGTGATCGTGCTGTCGGTCAAGCCGCAGGTCATGAAGGACGTCTGCCTAGACCTCGCCGCCCATATCAGCGAGCAGCAATTGGTGGTTTCGATTGCTGCCGGCATCAGCTGCGCCAGCCTGGAAAACTGGCTTGGCCCACGCGCCATCGTGCGCTGCATGCCCAACACCCCAGCCTTGCTGCGCCAGGGCGTCAGCGGCCTGTATGGCAACGCCCAGGTCTCGTCGCACCAACGCGAGCAAGCCGAACAGCTCCTCAGCGCCGTTGGTTTGGCCCTGTGGCTGGACACAGAAGAACAGATCGATGCGGTCACGGCGGTATCTGGCAGCGGCCCGGCCTACTTCTTCCTGCTGATTGAGGCCATGACCGCCGCTGGCGAGAAACTGGGCCTACCGCGCGACACCGCCGCCCAGCTGACCCTGCACACTGCCCTCGGCGCGGCGCGCATGGCCGTCGCCAGCGATGTCGATGCCAGCGAACTGCGCCGCCGCGTCACCTCGCCCGCCGGCACCACCGAGGCGGCGATCAAAAGCTTCCAGGCTGATGGCTTCGAAGCACTGGTCGAAAAAGCCCTAAACGCTGCCGCTCACCGCTCAGCCGAGCTGGCCGAACAACTGGGTCAATAA
- a CDS encoding NINE protein produces MDTRHDTHSKVIGYLLWIFGFLGAHRFYYGKPVTGTIWFFTFGLLFIGWIVDLFLIPAMDREADLRFTAGDTDYNVAWILLTFLGIFGVHRMYQGKWITGIIYLCTGGLLLLGVLYDFWTLNTQVSLKNAQRA; encoded by the coding sequence ATGGATACAAGGCACGATACCCATAGCAAGGTTATAGGCTACCTGTTGTGGATCTTTGGTTTTCTCGGTGCGCACCGTTTCTATTACGGTAAGCCGGTTACCGGGACCATCTGGTTTTTTACCTTTGGCCTGCTATTTATCGGCTGGATCGTCGATCTGTTTCTGATTCCGGCAATGGATCGTGAAGCGGATCTACGTTTTACCGCAGGCGATACCGATTACAACGTGGCTTGGATTCTGCTGACCTTCCTCGGTATTTTCGGTGTGCACCGCATGTATCAGGGTAAGTGGATCACCGGGATTATTTACCTCTGTACTGGCGGCTTGTTGTTGCTAGGCGTGCTGTATGACTTCTGGACGCTGAACACCCAGGTGTCGCTGAAGAACGCACAGCGGGCCTGA
- a CDS encoding homoserine O-acetyltransferase: protein MSIAFPQDSVGLVTPQVLHFAEPLALACGRSLADYELIFETYGELNATASNAVLICHALSGHHHAAGYHSPDDRKPGWWDSCIGPGKPIDTNKFFVVSLNNLGGCNGSTGPSSLNPATGKPFGADFPVMTVEDWVHSQARLADSLGIQQWAAVVGGSLGGMQAMQWTISYPERVRHCLAIASAPKLSAQNIAFNEVARQAILTDPQFHGGHFQEQGEIPKRGLMLARMVGHITYLSDDAMGEKFGRGLKSEKLNYDFHSVEFQVESYLRYQGEEFSTRFDANTYLLMTKALDYFDPAAQHDGDLAKTLAGVTADFCVMSFTTDWRFSPLRSREIVDALTAARKNVCYLEIDAPQGHDAFLIPIPRYLQAFDSYMKRIKV from the coding sequence ATGTCGATTGCTTTCCCCCAAGACTCTGTTGGCCTGGTCACTCCACAGGTTCTGCACTTTGCCGAACCGCTGGCATTGGCCTGCGGGCGCAGCCTGGCCGACTATGAGCTGATCTTCGAAACCTATGGCGAGCTCAACGCCACGGCCAGTAACGCCGTGTTGATCTGCCATGCCTTGTCTGGCCACCATCACGCCGCCGGCTATCACAGCCCGGATGACCGTAAACCCGGTTGGTGGGACAGCTGCATTGGTCCCGGCAAGCCGATCGACACCAACAAGTTCTTCGTCGTCAGCCTGAACAATCTCGGCGGCTGCAACGGCTCCACCGGCCCCAGCAGCCTCAACCCGGCCACCGGCAAGCCGTTTGGCGCGGACTTCCCGGTGATGACCGTGGAGGACTGGGTGCACAGCCAGGCGCGCCTGGCCGACAGCCTGGGCATCCAGCAATGGGCCGCCGTCGTCGGCGGTAGCCTCGGCGGCATGCAGGCCATGCAATGGACCATCAGCTACCCCGAGCGCGTGCGTCATTGCCTGGCAATTGCTTCAGCGCCCAAGTTATCGGCGCAGAACATCGCCTTCAACGAAGTCGCGCGCCAGGCGATCCTCACCGATCCACAGTTCCATGGCGGACACTTCCAGGAACAGGGCGAGATCCCCAAGCGCGGGCTGATGCTGGCGCGCATGGTCGGGCACATCACCTACCTGTCGGATGACGCCATGGGCGAAAAATTCGGCCGTGGACTGAAGAGCGAGAAGCTCAACTACGACTTCCACAGCGTCGAGTTCCAAGTGGAAAGCTACCTGCGTTATCAGGGCGAGGAGTTCTCCACCCGTTTCGATGCCAACACCTACCTGCTGATGACCAAGGCGCTCGATTACTTCGACCCGGCGGCCCAGCACGATGGCGATCTGGCCAAGACCCTGGCCGGGGTGACCGCCGATTTTTGTGTGATGTCCTTCACCACGGACTGGCGCTTTTCGCCGCTGCGCTCGCGGGAAATCGTCGACGCGCTGACCGCCGCGCGGAAAAACGTCTGCTACCTGGAAATCGACGCGCCACAGGGCCACGACGCCTTCCTGATCCCCATTCCGCGCTATTTGCAGGCATTCGACAGCTATATGAAACGGATTAAGGTGTAG
- a CDS encoding YggT family protein, whose protein sequence is MTGFTTAAVYILQTIGSLYLLIVLLRFILQLVRADFYNPLSQFIVRATHPLLKPLRKIIPSLAGLDLASLVLAILVQLVLMALTLMLLGYGLENPVQLLVWSVIGVTALFLKVFFFALIISVILSWVAQGSHNPAAMLVNQICEPLLAPIRRILPSMGGLDLSPIVAFLLLNLIDMLVIRNLAVMTGMYKGLSLAL, encoded by the coding sequence ATGACTGGATTCACCACCGCCGCCGTTTACATCCTGCAAACCATCGGCAGCCTGTACCTGCTTATCGTGTTGCTGCGCTTTATCCTGCAATTGGTCCGTGCGGACTTCTATAACCCGCTCAGCCAGTTCATCGTGCGCGCCACCCACCCGCTGCTGAAACCCTTGCGCAAGATCATCCCCAGCCTGGCCGGCCTCGACCTGGCGTCCCTGGTGCTGGCGATTCTGGTACAGCTGGTGCTAATGGCACTGACCCTGATGTTGCTCGGCTACGGCCTGGAAAACCCGGTTCAGCTGCTGGTCTGGTCGGTGATTGGCGTTACCGCACTGTTTCTCAAGGTGTTCTTCTTTGCTTTGATCATCAGCGTGATTCTCTCCTGGGTCGCACAAGGCAGCCATAACCCGGCCGCCATGCTGGTCAACCAGATCTGCGAGCCGTTGCTGGCGCCGATTCGCCGCATCCTGCCCAGCATGGGAGGGCTGGACCTGTCGCCGATCGTGGCCTTCTTGCTGCTCAACCTGATCGACATGTTGGTGATTCGCAACCTGGCCGTCATGACCGGCATGTACAAAGGCCTCAGCCTGGCGCTCTGA
- a CDS encoding dynamin-like GTPase family protein, with protein MSMERLSQQVDAYVTWKRELMREITRYRSWLANNRLNSAAVEDKLERALKLLRTDHITLAFVGEFSRGKTELINSLFFSSYGQRMLPSQAGRTTMCPTELFFDPRSERSYIRLLPIETRVSEASIAQFKRIPAHWVNITLDLSDPDNMVQAFNQVARCKPMPVEQAIALGFHPDMLESTHRPGEVLVPAWRHAMVNFDHPLLRQGLRILDTPGLNALGSEPELTLSMLPNAEAIIFLLSADTGVTASDMAVWQQHIRQLDEDTQACLFAVLNKIDVLWDDLAGETFVQNAIRQIQTNTAKQLGIRVEDVLPLSAKQAMLAKVRKDKELLTRSQISNLENLLCERIIAQKERLLEDRVVFQVMALLQNSQHVLNLRLEKVNEQQALLSNHQHDNGQMLFELTAKTKEDHSQHHKRLLGLKTNQRLLKRQGDLLRHASRSERLDEHLNKVRMDLTGSWTTLGINQAILRFFRSVEQDQHNLSQEAEMANKMVAAIYRRHNEENPLHGVDAPQFNISRYLRELKQQQAKADQFRLQLKTLLTEQRSLTKRFFATLVQEVIGLHQRMRQDAEQWANDALMPLMQHTLEHKQLLETHMLRLKALAQETQQARQRGQQLARYSAELEQQLAQAADMLRTLRRPAPVLRQGKVVSLPGIARPHSMGE; from the coding sequence ATGAGCATGGAACGTCTCAGTCAACAGGTCGATGCTTACGTCACCTGGAAGCGCGAGCTGATGCGCGAGATCACGCGCTACCGCAGTTGGCTGGCAAACAACCGGCTGAACTCCGCAGCGGTGGAAGACAAGCTTGAGCGCGCCCTCAAGCTGCTGCGCACCGACCACATCACCCTGGCCTTTGTCGGCGAGTTTTCTCGCGGCAAAACCGAACTGATCAACAGCCTGTTCTTCTCCTCCTACGGCCAGCGCATGCTGCCGTCCCAGGCCGGGCGCACCACCATGTGCCCCACCGAGCTGTTCTTCGACCCACGCTCGGAGCGTTCCTACATCCGCCTGCTGCCCATCGAGACCCGTGTGTCCGAAGCCAGCATCGCGCAGTTCAAGCGCATTCCGGCGCACTGGGTGAATATCACCCTGGACCTCAGCGACCCGGACAACATGGTCCAGGCCTTTAACCAAGTGGCGCGCTGCAAGCCCATGCCGGTCGAGCAAGCCATTGCCCTGGGTTTCCACCCGGACATGCTGGAAAGCACCCATCGGCCTGGCGAAGTGCTGGTGCCCGCCTGGCGCCATGCCATGGTCAACTTTGACCACCCGCTGCTGCGCCAAGGCCTGCGCATCCTCGACACCCCCGGCTTGAATGCCCTCGGCAGCGAGCCGGAACTGACCCTGTCGATGCTGCCCAACGCCGAGGCGATCATCTTCCTGCTGTCCGCCGACACCGGAGTAACAGCCAGCGACATGGCGGTCTGGCAGCAACATATTCGCCAGCTCGACGAAGACACCCAGGCCTGCCTGTTCGCCGTGCTGAACAAGATCGATGTGCTCTGGGATGACCTGGCGGGCGAGACCTTCGTGCAAAACGCGATCCGCCAGATACAAACCAACACGGCCAAACAGCTCGGCATCCGGGTCGAGGACGTGCTGCCGCTGTCAGCCAAACAGGCGATGCTGGCCAAGGTGCGCAAGGACAAAGAGCTGCTGACCCGCAGCCAGATCAGCAACCTGGAAAACCTGCTCTGCGAGCGCATCATCGCGCAGAAGGAGCGCCTGCTCGAAGACCGCGTGGTGTTCCAGGTCATGGCCCTGCTGCAGAACAGCCAGCACGTGCTCAATCTGCGTCTGGAGAAGGTCAACGAGCAACAGGCCCTGCTGAGCAACCACCAACACGACAACGGCCAGATGCTGTTTGAACTGACCGCCAAGACCAAGGAAGACCACAGCCAGCACCACAAACGCCTACTGGGTCTGAAAACCAACCAGCGCCTGCTCAAGCGCCAGGGCGACCTGCTGCGTCACGCCTCGCGCAGCGAGCGCCTGGACGAACACCTGAACAAGGTGCGCATGGACCTCACCGGCAGCTGGACCACCCTGGGCATCAACCAGGCAATCCTGCGTTTCTTCCGCAGCGTGGAGCAGGATCAGCACAACCTGAGCCAGGAAGCCGAGATGGCCAACAAGATGGTCGCGGCCATCTATCGCCGGCACAACGAAGAAAACCCGCTGCATGGCGTCGATGCGCCGCAGTTCAACATCAGCCGCTACCTGCGTGAGCTGAAACAGCAGCAGGCCAAGGCTGACCAGTTCCGCCTGCAGCTGAAAACCCTGCTGACCGAACAGCGCAGCCTGACCAAACGTTTCTTCGCCACCCTGGTGCAGGAAGTGATCGGCCTGCACCAGCGCATGCGCCAGGACGCCGAGCAGTGGGCCAACGATGCGCTGATGCCCTTGATGCAACACACCCTGGAGCACAAACAGCTGCTGGAAACCCACATGCTGCGGCTCAAGGCCTTGGCTCAGGAAACCCAGCAAGCGCGCCAGCGCGGCCAGCAACTGGCGCGTTACAGCGCCGAGCTGGAGCAGCAGCTGGCGCAGGCCGCTGACATGCTGCGCACCTTGCGCCGCCCAGCCCCCGTGCTGCGTCAGGGCAAAGTCGTCAGCCTGCCAGGAATCGCCCGCCCGCACAGCATGGGCGAATAG
- a CDS encoding aspartate carbamoyltransferase catalytic subunit: MTTLATKRPLQLNDQGQLRHFLSIDGLPRELLTEILDTADSFLEVGERAVKKVPLLRGKTVCNVFFENSTRTRTTFELAAQRLSADVISLNVSTSSTSKGETLFDTLRNLEAMAADIFVVRHGDSGAAHFIAEHVCPNLAIINGGDGRHAHPTQGMLDMLTIRRHKGSFENLSVAIVGDILHSRVARSNMLALKTLGCPDIRVIAPKTLLPVGIEQYGVSVYSDMAKGLKDVDVVIMLRLQRERMSGGLLPSEGEFYRLFGLTEERLKLAKPDALVMHPGPINRGVEIESAVADGPQSVILNQVTYGIAIRMAVLSMTMSGQNAQRLLNQDAEEQN, translated from the coding sequence ATGACGACCCTAGCCACCAAGCGCCCGCTGCAGCTCAATGACCAAGGCCAACTGCGCCACTTTCTGTCCATCGACGGCCTGCCGCGCGAACTGCTGACAGAAATTCTCGACACTGCCGATTCCTTCCTTGAGGTCGGCGAGCGGGCCGTAAAGAAAGTCCCGCTGCTGCGCGGCAAGACCGTGTGCAACGTGTTCTTCGAGAACTCCACGCGCACCCGCACCACCTTCGAGCTGGCCGCCCAGCGCCTGTCCGCCGACGTAATCAGCCTCAACGTGTCGACCAGTTCGACCAGCAAGGGCGAAACCCTGTTCGACACCCTACGCAACCTCGAAGCCATGGCCGCCGACATCTTCGTCGTGCGCCACGGCGACTCCGGCGCCGCGCACTTTATTGCCGAGCATGTCTGCCCGAACCTGGCGATCATCAACGGCGGCGACGGCCGCCACGCACACCCGACCCAGGGCATGCTCGACATGCTGACCATCCGCCGCCACAAGGGCAGCTTCGAGAACCTCTCGGTGGCGATTGTTGGCGACATCCTGCACTCGCGGGTCGCGCGTTCGAACATGCTCGCGCTGAAGACCCTGGGCTGCCCGGACATCCGCGTGATCGCGCCCAAAACCCTACTGCCGGTCGGTATTGAGCAATATGGCGTCAGCGTTTACAGCGATATGGCCAAGGGCCTTAAGGACGTCGACGTGGTGATCATGCTGCGCCTGCAGCGTGAGCGCATGAGCGGCGGCCTGCTGCCCAGCGAGGGCGAGTTCTACCGCCTGTTCGGCCTGACCGAAGAACGCCTCAAACTGGCGAAACCCGATGCGCTGGTAATGCACCCTGGGCCGATCAACCGTGGCGTTGAGATCGAATCAGCGGTAGCCGACGGCCCGCAATCGGTGATCCTTAATCAGGTTACCTACGGCATCGCCATTCGCATGGCCGTGCTGTCCATGACCATGAGCGGGCAAAACGCCCAACGCCTACTCAATCAAGATGCCGAGGAGCAGAACTGA